The Candidatus Aegiribacteria sp. nucleotide sequence AGAGCCTGTAGAGCCCCGAGCCCCTCAATTTGGTGCCCCCGACACGACTCGAACGTGTGGCCTACGGTTTAGGAAACCGCCGCTCTATCCTGCTGAGCTACGGGGGCACCGGAGAGAGCAATTATGTAATTTCATCTGAGGTTAGTCAAATTCGTGAACTAATTATCCAACGAGATTAATTGAATCACCATCAGCGTACAGCATACCTTCTACAGTAGGAACAAATTCTGATCCTGACAGGATAACTCTGTTGTTTTCGATCATAGCATTCAGATGGTCTCTGTTAATACTGACTCCGGTTTCAGTTTCAATTTTCTCAAGATCGAAACCTATACTACAGCGCAAACCAAGCATTACCGCTTCCAGTGCTACTTGTTCACATGCAATTTCTTCTCTTCCTGCTACAGAAGACTTTCCGCTTTTCATCAGCCTGAGATATTCCTCTATCGAGGCCACATTCCAGCTCCTTGTGTTTCTTCCATTGAAACTATGAGCAGAGGGACCAAGTCCGATGTAAGGAGTTCTATCCCAATATGAACTATTATGTCGGGAGATGAAGCTCTTTCCCCTTGTGTAATTGGACACCTCGTAATGGAAATAGCCTAATTCCCTCAGAATCTCATCTGCCGTGAAATACATTTCCCGGCAGGTTTCCTCTTCCGGTTTGAACAATTCTCCTGCATTTATGGCTTTTGCTATAGGCGTTCCTTCTTCCACTGAAAGCTCATAGCAGGATATGTGCTCAGGAGCCAGATCCTCGATGCGCTTCAGATCTTCTAGCCAGTCTTTTAATGTCTGTTTGGGGATTCCGTACATCAGATCTATTGAGATATTTCCGAATCCTGCCTTCCTGGCGCTTCTGAAGGTTTCAACTGCCCTGGTAGAATTGTGTATCCTTCCAAGTGTTACAAGTGCGACATCACTGAAGGACTGAATGCCTATACTGAGTCTGTTGAAACCGATCTGTCTTAATGTGAAAAGATCTCTTTCAGTAACAGCGCCTGGATTCGTTTCAATGGTACACTCATGTATTTCGGATGTATCAGCAATATCATCAACAAGGGTAAGGAATTCACTCCAGAATTCAGGTGGAAGAAGCGTTGGCGTCCCTCCACCGGCGTAAATGGTCCCTATGATGTTGTCTCTCGCTCTCTGTTCGAGTTCGGACAGGAG carries:
- the hemW gene encoding radical SAM family heme chaperone HemW, encoding MKSSGLYIHVPFCKKKCSYCSFYSVKSNDRTRFSFGKALLSELEQRARDNIIGTIYAGGGTPTLLPPEFWSEFLTLVDDIADTSEIHECTIETNPGAVTERDLFTLRQIGFNRLSIGIQSFSDVALVTLGRIHNSTRAVETFRSARKAGFGNISIDLMYGIPKQTLKDWLEDLKRIEDLAPEHISCYELSVEEGTPIAKAINAGELFKPEEETCREMYFTADEILRELGYFHYEVSNYTRGKSFISRHNSSYWDRTPYIGLGPSAHSFNGRNTRSWNVASIEEYLRLMKSGKSSVAGREEIACEQVALEAVMLGLRCSIGFDLEKIETETGVSINRDHLNAMIENNRVILSGSEFVPTVEGMLYADGDSINLVG